Part of the Sulfuricella denitrificans skB26 genome is shown below.
CCGACATCCACATCCCCTTCTGAACGCGGAATGTTCAGCACCTTCTCCACCGCCAGCAACCGGGTCAGCGCGTCATCCGATTCCTTGAATACCGGAAAGGAAGTATCCAGCTTGATCGAAGCCAAATAAGCCGCGATATGGACAAGATCCTCATCCGGCAACTCGCGCTCCTCGGTGTAGGGGAACATCGGCAAGTTAGTCCGCTTGCGATCTTTGAACTTGTGCAGTTGATCCATCAGATATTCGACATTCTGCCCCGCCAGCCGAGGATATTCACCCTTTTTGCCGCCCTGCCCAGAATCACCGTGGCAGGCTGCACAAACACCGTTGATCTGGTGCCCGGCTTCAGGATCTGCCTTGAGCGCCGCAATGGCGGCGGAAATATGGGTAGCAACCGGCTTATTAGTGAATGTAGGTTCCGACGTCTCGGACGCCGGCGTCTTGATCGATGACTTGACCGACTTCTTGGCTCCCGGCTTGTCGGCGGCGGTACCAATCACGGGAGTTAGCACCAAGGCTGCCAGCAGCAACAAAATACGATTTCTTTGTTTTACATACACTTGTTCAGTCTCCACGCTAAATAAATTGATCCAAATCAATGGTAATTCTACGACAAAACCGCTGTTTGCGCACCTTGACCATAACCGGCCGAACACTCAGAATGGCGGCCTGCTTATGTGGAAAATCTTATGATGAATCCGAACTCCAGCAATCCCATCGGTGTTTTCGATTCCGGCGTGGGCGGCCTCACCGTGGTACGCGCCCTGATGGAACGCTTGCCGTTCGAGAACATCGTCTATTTCGGCGACACCGCGCGCGTGCCCTACGGTGTAAAATCGGTCGAAACCATCGCCCACTACACCACTCAGATCGCAGAATTCCTGCTCGCCAAAGAGGTCAAGCTGCTGGTCGTTGCCTGCAACACCATGGCAGCGGTAGCCTCGCAGGTAGTCAAAGATCTTTCCCCGGTTCCGGTGCTGGACGTGATCGACGCCGGCGCACTCGGCGCCATCGCCACCACGGCAAAAAAACAGGTGGGCGTGATCGGCACCCCCACCACCATCAACAGCAACGCCTATGCCCGCGCCATCCACCAGTACGAGCCCGAGGTGCGGATTTTCTCCCAGGCTTGCCCGCTATTAGTGCCGCTGGTCGAGGAAGGCTGGCTGGATCACCCGGTCACGCGACTGACCGCGCAGGAATACCTGAAACCGGTACTGGCGCAAGACATTGACACCCTGGTGCTGGGCTGCACCCATTACCCCCTGCTCAAGC
Proteins encoded:
- the murI gene encoding glutamate racemase — protein: MMNPNSSNPIGVFDSGVGGLTVVRALMERLPFENIVYFGDTARVPYGVKSVETIAHYTTQIAEFLLAKEVKLLVVACNTMAAVASQVVKDLSPVPVLDVIDAGALGAIATTAKKQVGVIGTPTTINSNAYARAIHQYEPEVRIFSQACPLLVPLVEEGWLDHPVTRLTAQEYLKPVLAQDIDTLVLGCTHYPLLKPLLQDVVGPGVRLVDSAEAMAEETAALLTEMNLSNPQRTAPHYDFFVTDVPLRFQTIGERFLGRTLSNVHVVKW
- a CDS encoding c-type cytochrome; the protein is MYVKQRNRILLLLAALVLTPVIGTAADKPGAKKSVKSSIKTPASETSEPTFTNKPVATHISAAIAALKADPEAGHQINGVCAACHGDSGQGGKKGEYPRLAGQNVEYLMDQLHKFKDRKRTNLPMFPYTEERELPDEDLVHIAAYLASIKLDTSFPVFKESDDALTRLLAVEKVLNIPRSEGDVDVGAKIYKTECSSCHKKDGMGHKTVPMLAGQYTTYLKRQVEKFIKGERIHDVDMKDPSKDVLNLLKPEEIRDILAFLTTLDD